In Panicum virgatum strain AP13 chromosome 5K, P.virgatum_v5, whole genome shotgun sequence, the genomic window cggaggccgaggccgcgagacctggtggcggcggccgcagcgagccccggtggcggtggaggccgcgagccgcggcgggggcagcaagacccggcggcggccgcgagccccgaaggtggtggcggcggcggtggctgcgtgcgccgccgccgccgtgtgtCCCCGCCCCGCTCcgcgtccgccgcggccgcgtgtGCCGCGTGCGAGCTTGAGAAGCTCTGCGGCGGGGAGGGCCGGAGCTCGGCGACGTTGGAGggccggagctcggcggcgtggGAGGCCCAAGCTGGGCGGCGTGGAGGGCCGGATCTCGGCGGCGTGGGGGGCTGGAGTTCGGCGGCGTGGAAGGGCcggagctcggccggcggcATGGGAGGGTGAGACGCCGGCGATGTGGAGGAACAGGCGGCGGTGGAATGGGAGAGATGTtgactttttctatttttatgtgAAAAGATATGTTTAACCAATAGCAGGTGGATAATAATCTACAACTCCACCAACTCTAGTTTTGTGAGGAGCACCCAAAAAAGTGGAATAGAGCTAATATTTGGTGGAGTGGAATAGAGCTGGTTGGTGTttgagtatttttttttctaaagtgGAGCTAAATTTGGTGGAGTGGAATCTCTCAAACACCTCCTAATGAAACTAAAATCCAGCTCCAAGAATTTCCCAACACAACCCTCAAAAATTCTTGGAGATGGAGCGGCACCAACAGCCGCCACTCTGTTTAGAGAAGGGCTAGAAGGATGCAGCGAACGCATAACCCATGATCTTATACTCTGAAATAAAAATCCCCCATTTTTATTGCAAAGGTGTACGGTCATGTACATGATGCGAGTCCAGTATTTGCAGGCGACGTCTTATTTGTATACATACGTGAGTGACTGCCTACATTGGCTTATGGTGTGAAGTTGCGATGCCGGAATGCCTTCATTTCAGCCCATCTTTACAAATTCTGGGCAATCCCCTCGCATCAGGTATCTTACTGGATCATCGCATATGCAGCAAGAGCAGCTCTGGCTTCTCCACGAGGCCCTTCCACTCATTGCAGAATCTTGCAACCATGGCCCCATCAACAACTCGGTGATCGGCTCCAACAGTAACCTGCACGTACGGCAAAGATTGGGGAATCACAGTCAGTGAAAACCCAAGTATTGGAGGCTTATTCTGGGTGAAACGTGTATCACAACAAGCATACATTGATTATGGATGAAGAGTAAACATTTTCGTCATCATCAAAGCGAGGAAGTTTCTGAATGCGCCCCAGGGCAATGATGGCAACTTCAGGCAGGTTCAGAAGTGGTGAGCCGAACTTGCCACCAATGGCGCCTATGTTGCTAAGTGTTATGGTGCCACCTTCAATATCTGCAGTGCTTAGCCTGTTGTGTGATGCCATCTCATGCAACCGCACCAATTCCTTTGTGATCTGGTAATCACATTCAAAGTGATTAGAACTTTAAGGAGACAAAACACAAAACAACCATATCCACTGGACAGTCCTCACAATGTCTAGGATCAGGTGCAATCATAGTTTAAAAAGATTAGAAACTTAACGATATCAAGCACAAAACAACCATGTCTACTTGCCAAACCTCAAATTCTCTAGTGTCAATAACATGCATATCATATTTAACAGGTTCCACACACGACTGCGAAGCTATTTGCAAATGACTAGCCAGCTGAGTGAGTTTATCACAAGAGAAGAATTCTTCAGACTTTTGGCTACAAGATTTATATATTTACCTCCAAACTTGGGTACAAGAATTTATTATCATTTCTGAAGAAGGAATAAACACCTTCTAAAGTCACCCCAAATTTATTATAGTTCATTGTTTCAACCTTTTGGAAACTAGCGACAAAATTACGGGGACAGAATTTAAGACTGAAGCCACAAAATTATCATGGGttcaaggagaaaaagaagttGCTGCTGACCTCCAATATTGATAGTGATTGCACTTTCTTGATGTTTGGCACGACTAAACCATGCGCTGTAGCCATTGCTATCCCAATGTTATGGGatcctaaaaaattaaatactaGTTGTCATCAACTTCATCGTTCTTGAAGATTAAAGGAAACAAGAACAGAAATGAAGAACTCAAAGATTCCACACCTTTCAACACAACTTCATTGGTTTCTTCAATGAAAGAGCTGTTCAACATAGGATATTTACTCAGTGCCATAGAAAGTGACTTTATGAGGAACGGAAGGAATGTGTGCTTGATAGTGTTATCTTTGTTCTCATTTTGAAATCTGGTCTTCAGTTGCACAAGAGAATCACAATTTATTTCCTCCAGATAATGAAAATGTGGAACTTTTGCAGCCAGGCTCATTGATTTGACCATTGCTCTCTGGTATCCCCTGCAGAAAGGAAAGCTCAACTTAAGATTACTACTGAATGGCCATGAGTGTGATCTACCATCCTGAAGTAGACATCTTGGAAACTTTTATCATACCTGAGAAGAATTTTCTTATCTTCATACAAGTGCATGTCGGATAATGATTTCTTTTCCTCCGGTAACTCAACTTGACCAATGTTCTCTTCCAACGATGATGATTGTTCTTCACAAAGACCCTTGTTAACAGCATAGTTCAACACATCTTCTTTCAAAACCCTACCATCTTTCCCTGTTCCAACAATTTCATTTATGTTGAGTCCATACTGCTTCGCTAGATGCCTAACAGCTGGTGTAGAGAGTGTTCCACTAGGAACATTGCCTTCACTTGAAGGAACCGCAGACTCTACTCCAAGTGACTTATCAGCGGATGGAAATATGCTATCTGGAGATACAATTTGGCTGTCACCCACAATCATTTTCAGTAAAGTTTCACCAACCTAAGAAGTACACATTGACTCAGTAAgttcttgaaaaaaaaataagttAGTGGAGATACTCCCTGCAGTCACAAATGCTTCACGCTTTAACTAATATCCCATCAAACTATTTAAACTTTAACCATCACTAGTTTTAGAAATTTTACTAGGAAACATAAAGATCATGTGTAGATTTGTCTTAAAAAGCACTTTCATAATCACGGACATTTATTAGATATTTCCAATAGAAATAAGTGGTCAAACCaacaccttgaaatatttttactGGAGGGAGCACATTGACTTAAGTAATTTCAAGTAATACAAGTTCAACCAACCTAGGGAGCTTACAATGCAGAGCACATTTAAGTTTTGTAGAACATACTAGCAGGTTTGTTCGCATAAGTTAGAGAGGTAAAATTAACAAAAGTAACCTGATAACTACCTTCACTATGTCACCAGGGCCAAAGTGAATCTGATGTACTTTTCCTTTGAAACGACTTGTTATCTCGATAGTTGCTTTGTCACTCTGTACTTCACAGAGTGGCTGGAATTCATCTACTTGGTCACCCTGCAAAATGAATAGCTCAGCAAAGTCAACTCCAGTTATACAGGGATTGCAAGGCAGGAATTCTAAAATTCAAGATgagtgaacaaaaaaaaaaaagcttgtgACACAATCTATGCAAGGCTAATTTGAATTTCAGATCTCATTCCCAGGATAGTGTTCTGGAGCTTTTTTTTCTTGTGACATACATAGTCCTTTGTAATACTGTAGTTCGTTTCATTATTTATGTTCAAGAAAAGTTTAATGAGAACTCTAATGCAACGACAAAAACCCCTCTTAGAAAAAGGGAAGCTTAATTTTAAAACATAAATAATACATCAAGTCATAACATAACATAACATAACATGAGCAGCAGAAAAACAGTAAGGAAGCAATCCGCACTGTGCGTGATGGCACAGGCCATGCTATTAAAAGCCTCTCATCAGAATGTGACACAAGCTTGTGAATTCCAGTAGAAAACCGATGAGTTCCCTACAGTGTTTAGGCCAGCTATTCCCGCAGCAAGTACTCAAGTAACAGGCCAATTGGAAACCAAGGTGCGTATTCACACAACATTATAAGAATAAAGCAAAGGAGAACAGATTACAAGCGTGATCCTATTTATCACATCAACTTGAACCTGTGATCCTACTGAACCTGTGATCGCCCCTAGACCAGTTAGTAGCACGATTTGT contains:
- the LOC120706735 gene encoding lipoamide acyltransferase component of branched-chain alpha-keto acid dehydrogenase complex, mitochondrial-like; amino-acid sequence: MAWARLASRCRLRRAAAAASAVGRGPRAPPAPPPLPQAGHAALAEPPLRRVLRLPQLHSAAAASSAPHARLRGDRWQRLGPARRWLASDASAAPAGEAAELVEVPLAQTGEGIAECELLRWFVAEGDQVDEFQPLCEVQSDKATIEITSRFKGKVHQIHFGPGDIVKVGETLLKMIVGDSQIVSPDSIFPSADKSLGVESAVPSSEGNVPSGTLSTPAVRHLAKQYGLNINEIVGTGKDGRVLKEDVLNYAVNKGLCEEQSSSLEENIGQVELPEEKKSLSDMHLYEDKKILLRGYQRAMVKSMSLAAKVPHFHYLEEINCDSLVQLKTRFQNENKDNTIKHTFLPFLIKSLSMALSKYPMLNSSFIEETNEVVLKGSHNIGIAMATAHGLVVPNIKKVQSLSILEITKELVRLHEMASHNRLSTADIEGGTITLSNIGAIGGKFGSPLLNLPEVAIIALGRIQKLPRFDDDENVYSSSIINVTVGADHRVVDGAMVARFCNEWKGLVEKPELLLLHMR